The Jaculus jaculus isolate mJacJac1 chromosome 14, mJacJac1.mat.Y.cur, whole genome shotgun sequence nucleotide sequence gacctggaattcaccatgtagtctcagagttgcctccaactcatggtgatcctcctacctctgcctctcaagtgctgggattaaaggtgtgtgccaccacatctggctccaatacatttttttaaaaagaaatgcaatggccagatgtggtggtgcatgtttttattcCTACcacctgtgaggcagaggtaggaggatgactgagttcaaggccagcctagatttACAGAGTGAACAGGAAGgtaagaaaaacagaacaattaaccagggagagagggagaggagatccTGCTTCCATACAAAACAAGAAACCAGCAAAGACAAGCTGACCAGAGGCTGTCTACCATCCATGCAAGTGTTttcacagggagagaagagagcttTTAAAGTCTTCATCATTAAAGCATAATGCAGACAGGTATACAGGTGAGGGGACACAAAAGAGCCCTCAggtgaagggagggggagggcattTAAAGAGGCTgttagtgttctctctctctctctttttccctctttcaaataaataagtaaaatattttaagtgggctggggagattgctaaagatgcttgcctgcaaagtctaatgacgctggttgttcaattccccagtacccacatactcctagatgcacaaagaacacatgcatctggagtttgtttgcagaggaaggaggccctggtgtgcccatgctcattcattctgtctctctttctatctctctctgtctacgtctttctgtctttctcttaaataaataaaaaataaaggggtctagagagatgactagagaccagctaaggcacttgcatgtaaagccaacggacccaggtttgattccccagtacccatataagccagatgcacacggtggtgcatatcttcacagtttgtttgcagttgctagaggttctggcacacccattctccccctgtctgtctctctcaaacaaataaaatattttttaaaactttagaaaGGCCATTAGAACTAAAGGGGGTCATAAGGCCAGGCTCCTAATCCAATTGTGATGTCATCCTTCTGAGGAGAGAgacatagtttttgtttttatagttatttattgattgattggcttttcgaggtagggtttcactgtagcccaggctgacccgtaattcactgtgtagtctcaggtggcctcaaactcacagcgatcctcctatttctgcctctcaagtgctgagattaaaagtggatgccaccattcctggatatttttgtttttgagatagggtcttattatgtAGTCCTAGCTgttctcaaattcatagcaatcctcctgcctcagtcttgtgagtgctagaattacagcaAGAACCACCACATGCAATTACTCAATTCATGAGGGAAGATCTGATCACTTTAGAAGGTTCCTGCTCTCCACACTGTTGCACTGGGGACTCTGTTTCCCAAACAGAAACTCTGGGAACACATTCAGACCAGAACTATGAGAGTAGAAACAATAACAAACCTTCTGTTTGGAGGAACTGCTGCTCCTCTTCGGAGGTTCCTTAACATGGTGTCAGAACACAGAATAAGGGAACTAGGCACTTTTCCCTCCATATCTTATTCCACTGTACCCTCCTGGGGCTAGCTTATTCCTAGGGTACACCAAAATTCAGGAGTGCCCACCCCAAAAGCAAGCcagccttctctctgtcactggtCAGTATTTCCCCTACCTTCGGTCACCCCAAGGCCAGAAAGCAGACAATAGAGACAGCTCCCATGCCCAAGATTCACCAGTCTACCGCCACCTGTGTGCTCTGTCCAGCTGTGCGCCGCAGAGAGGGCAGGCATTGCCTGCCCACTGCCACCTGCTGCCCCCACCACCCCATCATGTGCAATCTCCACAGGAAACAGAGATGACAGCACCCTCCCAGCCTCGGCTCTCTATCTCAAGAGTTGGCTGACTGTGCactgaaaatatgtttaaaatgtgcagctgagggctgaggaaatggctcagcaggaaagagtacttcctacacaagcatgagggcctgattcaccctgaattcagtccccagcaccctcataaaaagCTGNNNNNNNNNNNNNGGTTGAAACCTCTTCTTCTGGCATTTGCGACAGCCTTGTGTCCTTTGTGCAGTATTGGCACTGGGAAGACCAGCGACAGTCCCCCAGGGGGTCATCCAGGCTGCATTTGATCCCCAAATGAGCAATCTGtgccaaatgaaaacaaagtgtACAGCAAGTCCAAGAGAACTATAGCAAGCCTTTGTTCTTGGGGCTTTTATTTCCCTGTTTTACTGTATGCTGACTCTACTAGACTACAACTTAACATGGGAAAATTGCCAAACTTGTCAAGACAGCTGTTTGTGTTAGGCACCATCCAAAGGCAAGGTCAGTGGCAGAAGCAGACTGAAAGAACAAATTCACTTGACGAGACTCAGGCTGATGTTGCCTTTTCAAAATACTGGCTTCTGAGGACAGGACTGACAGTACATGGTCCCCACAACCATCTCCTCTTGTCCCCATGACCCACGTCCCACTGGTGAGCACTGGTGAAGTGTCAAAATGCACAGGATTCACTCACACAATGCCACACTAAATCTCACAGGTGCCCACTGAGTGCCTTTTCCATTATTGTTGGATTGGTTACAAGAAGTAAAAGATACAAGCCGCTGACACCATGCCACCACTGCAAGTCCCATAAAAGCAGAGTGCCCTGCAGTCAACTCACAGGGGCTGAAGAAACGGAGGGGAGGTTGGCCCTAGGATGAACGTGCTGCTTCTCACTCTCGTCCTGGGcctggcccatgctgaccagcTCTCCAGTATAGAAGGGACACTGGGCCACCAGTACCAGGTACCATGATGAAGGCATGATTCTGCCCTGCATGTGGGCTCTCTGCACGCAGGGGTACGTGTAGGTGGTGGGGCTGGAATTTGAGGCCTACCTCAACTTCCTCAGTGGCAGCTACTAGGGCATCAGAATCTAGATGGGGCTCAGCAGCATGAAGCTGAGCATTCTCTTGCATAGGCTCAGGCTTGGCTCTACAGTTCTGGTCTCTGAGCAAAGTAATCCAGAGACCTCCTCGTCAGAAAGCCTGGTTCATTCCTCTCTGTTTTCATAAGAACACACAGGATTTGTGCTAACCTGTCTTGCTGAATGTTTCCCCAGCAGAAAACTCGGTGGAACACCATCTACCTGACGGCCAACAGGGAGGAAATGATAGCGGAGAATGGACCACTGAGAATTTACCTTCGTGACATAGATTGGCTGCTCAATGGTGACCTCAATGTCACCTTTTACATCAGGTGGGTCTCAGCATCAAGAGCAGAAGGCGCTCAAGGAAGAGAGATGTATTCCTGCAGTCTGTGGGTATCCACAAGGGAGTGTGTCCTGCTGATTTCATTCTAGACAAAGACAGTGCAGCCTGAGGGACATGACATGCCAAAATGCTAAATGgaaggccaggtgtagtggcacatgcctttaatcccagcactcaggaggtcaaggtggAAGGATTTcagtgaatttgaggacaccctgagactacagagtgaattccaggtcagcctgggctggagcaagaccctacctcaaaaaataaacttaaaaaatgctaaatgcaAGACTTCCTActttggtctcccaagtgctggtattaaaggcatgtaccaccatgcctggattgaaaattttttaaaaaaataattttgacttatttgcaagcagagagagatagaagagaaacagaaaatgggcatcccaggacatttagtgactgcaaacaaattccagatatatgcatcactttgtgcatctggctttacatgggtaatagggaatcaaactcatgtcattaggctctgaaggcaagtaccactgaactatctctccagccccttgaaaaaaatttaaatatttatttatttatttgcaagcagaaggagacagaagagaagagagatagagagagagaatgggtgtaccagggcctcttaccgctgcaaatgaactccagatgcatgtgctacgctgtgcatctaactttatgtgggtcttggtgaaCTGCATGCTgtttcattaggctttgtagcaagtgcactaaccactgagtaatctctccagaccaagaacaAGTTTTAATGGAAACAACTAACACCAATGCAAAGCTAAGAGTCCTTATTCCTCAGAGTTTCTTGGACTTCCTCCCCACTCTGGAAGAAGCTACCTTTATCTCCATTTGCCCATTTATTTCACAATTCCTTTattgatataaataaattaatgctgCATTTGGCATTAATTTGGGGCAAATTCTAACATATGCCTAGGTTTCCTTATTAACTAATGAGTTAAATTgaatatttaatatgtatttaaatgTTATGCTTAAGAATAGGCCAGGAAtgatggcatacatctttaataccagcacttgtgaggtggaggtaaaagtatcactgtgagttcaaggccaccccgagactgcttagtgaatgccaggtcagtctggactggaatcctacctcgaaaaaaaaaaacaaaaaaacaaaaaagaagtcatATTATTTACTCTTCATAAAACCCAAAACTACAAACACCACAAATATCTGTTAActtaaaatgtatgaaaaaatggtggcttttaatttttttgactcgtgtgtgtgtgttgggggggacaCGTATGACACAGTATACATGTCAAGATCAGTGGACAACTTTGAAGTGTCTGTTgtacacctttctttctttctctctttctttttgtttttagagttagggtctcactctggcccaggctgacctggaattcactatgtagtctcagggtagcctcgaactcatggtgatcctgcctcccgagtgctgggattaaaggcgtgcaccaccacgcccggctgtgatagactttctttgagatagggtctcttgctaccgCAAACCCACTGTCAGCCTGAAAAGGAATGTATGACttgctggcccacaagcttctgattctcctagttctgcctcccccTGTTGTTGGCTCATTGAGATCACCAGTGCATGCacccttttgcatccagctttatgtgtgtgctaggggattgaacctgggccagctagcttcactagcaagcacctttaaccactgagctatttccccagcccctaagtgATGGTACCTTATAGACTGGCCTATAAACACAGCAATGAAAACTGGGAAATTAATGCTTGATATGTTGACACGAATGACAATCACAGACAATACTGAGTGGAGAAGTTGACACATACATGATTTCATACTGCACCCTTCCATTTGTATAAATCAACAGCAGACAAATCAACTTGTGGGGAGAGATCAGAATGGCAATTGATTTTGGTGTGCTTTTAACACATTTGGAAAAGTTTCCTGACCTTATGAAAatgttccacttttttttttttcactccagcctagactgacctggaattcattatgtagtctcagggtggccttgaactcatggtgatcctcctacctctgtctcctgagtgctgggattaagggtgtgtgccatgaGAATGCTCCATTTTTACCTAATCATAGTTTTCCTTAGTCTTCACGCATGTCAACAGAATCTTTCTAGTCACAAACTGGCATACTTTAGTGTTTGTTATGTCCCCATCAAGATAAGGCATCAAAACCACCCACCCTGGCCAGTCATGTCTAGATGTCTAGGGCAAGCATGGTACTTTCTCTTCATGTATATGTTTCCAGAGATCAAAAAATTCTTATGAAGTTATAgtggttaatcttttttttttcttttctttgtttcctttttttttttttttttttttgaggtagggtctcattctagtccaggctgacctagctcTCATTCTgttgtcttgggctggccttgaactcacagtgagcctcctaactctgcctcctgagtgctgggagtaaaggtctgcaccatcacacctagctggTATGGTTAATCTTGATGACAACTTGATTGGCTGGAGAAGCCCCTGGGAGAAAGCACACttgtgagtgtgtctgtgagtgtgttaCCAGGCAGGACTGACTAAGGGGACTCACTCAGAACATGGGCAGGGGATCTGGGGACTCAGATGGAACAAAGAGGGGTATCTATCTGTCATTCAGTCTCCTTGGCTACCATTGAGGTGAGCTGCTTTGCTCTGTCATACACTCCTTATCATAACAGACTAACAGCtcttaaaccatgagccaaaatgaacctctcctcctccacacaTTGCAACTGTTGGGTACTTTGTCACAATGATGGAAAACTAacacagaagcaaaagaaaataagtagaagggctggagatgaGGCTCAGTAGTggaagatgcttgcaaagcctgatggccttggctcagttctccagtacccacataaagccagatgcacaaagtgctgtatgtgtctggagttcagtggcaaaaaggccctggcatgcccatactcactttctctctcaaataaataaataaaaatattaaaagaaaataagtagatTGCCTGTCCTATAAAATGCcacttgtaaatatttattatttatttgtttattttgtttttttccaggtaggatctcactctagtccaggctggcctggaattagactcaggctggccttgaactcgcaggaATCCttccacttcagcctcccaagtgctgggattaaaggcatgtgccaccatacctggataaatatttttttgtcattaaaaggtttattcatttaaaaatccaACAATAAAGAAGaattgcccaaagtcacacataCACTGAGCCAGTTACCAAGATTAGGATAAGAATGAAGGTCCTTGATCAAtggataaatattttaattaatgaatCCCGTGACTTTTTCACTAATTCACAATCTCTTCATTTTCAAGGGTTAACTGCACCTGCAGGAGGTTTCGTGTCCATGCTGTTAGAAGCGAGGAAGTGTGGTTCAGCATGCACTGTGAGTGTGGCAGAGCTAGCACCCTGCAAAGAAGTCGTCCCCCCCACCCCGTTCCCACTGTCCCAGCCCCAGAGCCAGAGTCACATAGTCACGACCACACACTGGTACAGCCATACGGTCGCAGAGTCACAGCCACACAGCAACACTTCCAGTCACACAGTAGCACAGCCGCTCTCACACAGCCAGTCACACAGTCATAGCCACATAGTCATGCAGTCACAGTCACACAGGAACACAGTCATAGTCACACAGCCACATTCCTAGCCACACAGTCATAAAGTCACAACCACACAGTAATAATTATAAAGTCACAGTGACATAGTGATGAAGTCACAGTCACACAGGAACAGTCACAGCCACATAATCATCCAGGCACAGTCACATTCACACAGAAAACCACAGTCACAGTTACAGTCACACAGTCACACCCACACAATCACAGTCTTTCTCTTACACACCCAGTTGTCTGTGCCGCTGGCTCCCTCACAGTCAATCAGATTCTCACTTTCATATAAGAACGGAGTACCACTAATGTCGGTGGGActgtgtgtttttaaaacatacagGACATGTTTCTGTATTATATTCCACTGTGATATGAGGAAAGAGCAGAGCAATATAATATGAAAAGCTGTAACTGGTTTATCAACAGGGCTACGAGCAATGTTAAGACCTTTCAGAGTAACTTagtgagtccttgtctcaaaacaaagcaaaggtgctggagagattgctcagtggttagggcacttgcctgcaaagccaaaggatctaggtttgatttccccagtacttaagtaaagccagatgcacaaggtggcacatgagtatgtagttcatttgcagtggctgggaggcactgatgcacccattttctctctatcaaataaataaataataaataaataaatttttcaaaaacaaagcaaaaaagaacaacaacaaaaaataaatgaatggaaagGATTTCAATAGCTATTAACTATTTTGTTCTGTGGCTGGATCTTGTTAAGTTGTTCAGGCTGGAAATCCTTccgtctcagccttctgagtgtgggGACACCAGCATGTGCCTCTGCCCACCGCATTCCtcaatgttaatttttttgtaaatattttatttttatttatttatttgagagagggaaagagacagagagagagagagagagagagagagagagagaaagagaatgggcacaccaggacttctagtcactgcaaaggaactccagatgcatgcactgccttgtgcatctggcttacatgggtactagggaatcaaactgaggtcctttggccttgcaggcaagcgccttaactgctaagccatctctccagccctcaatgttagTTTTTATGCCTCACGTATACAGGGAATTCTCAAACACAATGTGCTTTGAGCCACAGTGATGTTTCACCCCTTGTAACACAGGGCAAACTTAAAGAACTATAGTGTCTAGTTCACagtctgccaaaaaaaaaaaaaaaaatcctggaggACATAACTGGTTAGAACAGCACAAGTATTTTTCCAGGAAAGTGCTGGCCTTCAGAAACTGGAGGACAGCAAACACTCTTTCTTCAATTCTGCTGGAAGTGGACTGCAAGGGATGTGGGTGTCCTTACTGCCTGGGCTCACTGTCCATCAGAAGCTGAGATGAGTGGGGACTATTTTTTCACTATCACAAAAATGATTCCAAGGgcgggagagatgactcagcatttaaggtgtctgcaaaacctaatgacccgggtttgtccccagtgcccacgtaaagccagatgcacaaagtagtgcatgtatttggcattcgtgtgcagtggctagaggccctggcatgcccgttctctctctctctctttctctctcccgtcttgcaagtgaataaataaataatttaaaaaagattccaagctgggcgtggtggtgcatgcctttaatcccagcactcaggaggcagaggtagaaggagcactgtgagttgaaggctagTCTGGGAGAACAGAGTAAGTGccaggcagcctggactacagtgagaccttacctcaagaagcaaaaaaaaaaaaaaaagaaagaaaaatgattccCTCTGGCACTAAGGCAAGCCTATCTCTTCTACCCCCAGACTCAGGGAAGTGCTACTTCTACATCAAGCAGATCATGAGCGCACATATGATTTATCTTGTCAACATAAGTGAAGATGCTGATGTGACCTTCATGATGCTGGCCTTCGGTAGGTGTGGAGTAAGGGTCACACTGGGGtttctcccagctgctgtgatCACGATGGGCACACTATTGGTGTCTGCTCTGTCAAGAGATATGGGCACAGCCTCTGAACCTCTGTGTTTCTGTGATTATAAATTCTTCCATTCTCCCAACCCTGCATAATCCTCCCTaaagtagcccaggctacccttgaactcacagcaatcctctgcctcagcttcccaagaacTGGAGGAAAATATATGATAGGAGAAAAGCATTCTGGAGAACTGAAAATATATGCCCATTCAAACCCTGCACCAGAATGTTTACAGCATTAATTCTATTCATAAAGTCTGAAAGTACCTGAATGCCCTTGATGGACTGGATGGATAAGCAAAGACCCTACACCCATGAAAGGGAATGTCACTCAGAAATGAGATGTAATTCTTCCCGTCCCTGGGTGTATCTTGGATGTGTCATACCAAAAGAAAGGAGGAACACAGCTCCCCTTATATGACCATCTAGAAAAGTAAAACTCCTGGGAAGGTGCTAATCCCCAGCTGCCAGGATTCAAGACAGTGTGTAGCCATGCCAGCACATAGGAACTGTGTCAGGAATGGAGCTCACACCTCCTTGTTCTTCTGTGTGGTACTGGTTGGTTTGGGTTTATTAAAACTTATagaaatgagccaggcatagcggtgcacacctttaatcctaccattgggaggcaggggcaggaggatagccatgagtttgaggctagcctgaggctacatagtgaattcaggtcagcctgtgctacagcaagatcccatctcaaataaaagggctggagggatggcttagtggttacggtgtttgcctgcaaagccaaaggacccaggttcgattccccaggacccacgttagccagatacacaaggaggtgcacatgtctggacttcatttgctgtggctttaggccctggtgcacccattctctctttctcttcctctttctttgtcaaataaataaataaataactaaataaataaaacatttttaaaaacttgcaaaaataggggctggagagattactcaattgttaaggtgcttgcttgtaaagcctaacaaccctagtttgattccccagtacccacataaagttaaatgcatagaatggcacatgcaccttgaagttacccattctctctctcaaatcaataaataatttaaaaagtgccTTGTAGAAAAGAAGCTGCATAGGAAGAGCCCCTGCCCGGAATGCACAGAGAGGAGCGGAGGGCTCTAgcacagtggtaaagcacttgcccagcatgtgggaggccctaggttccatcctCACTACTGCCAATTTGGAAAAGGAAACCCTTTAGAAATGTACACTCAGTGAATGAACTTTTTTATCTAAGTTAAAAATGAAtggttaaaagaaaatttaaaacccCTGAGGATGACCTAATGTGTACTATTCAGCATCTCCCAGCTGTCTCCCGAGTTTCCTCAAATCAAAGgtgataatttttatgttttgtttttcaaagtatgatctcactctatcccaggctgacctggaattcactacgtagtctcagggtggccttgaactcatggtgatcctcctacctctgcctcccgagtgctggaattaaagatgtgtaccaccacgccctgggAAGGTAATTTTTTATCTACTGAATTATGGTAACATTATATGGTAACATAATCCTCTAATTCAATAGTTTCCAGCTTATCCCCACAGTGTATCATCTGTGTAGGCATTTTCTATCTTTTAAATAAACTTGTAAGTCTACAACTTCTATAAGTATAAATGATGTGGCAGGATCACATTCCCTTCCTGctacccttcctttcccctctcaaatccCACTGAATTCgttcttctttccagctactcTCTCTTCTAGTTTGATGTCATCGTCAGACATTTTTCCAATTGTGGTAAAACACACGTAACACAAGGTTTCTCACCCTTACCTCTTACTTCTGATCAGCAACCTTTgctgcactgtttttttttttaaaaaaaaactattttaatttaactaatttatttatttgagagggagaaagagagagagagaggaagagagagagagagagagaatgggcgtaccttggccactgcaaacaaactctagacacatgcgtcaccttgtgcatctggcttacatgggtcctggggaatcaaactgaggtcctttggctttgtaggcaagtaccttaaccgctaagcaatgtctccagccctgctgcactgtttttattaaaaatattttatttattatttatttatttctgggttggaaaatgggcatgccagggcttctagctcccAGTGCATGCACCgtttagtgcatctggttttatgaggtactggaaaattgagcccaagtcattaggctttgcaggcaagtgccttatccactgagcattcTCTGCAGCCCTGCTCTCAGTTTTGTACAGCCTCCTTGTCCAGTTCCAGAACCTTATTAACACTGTACAGGCAGCCCGGGACCCATTAAGCTGCCACTTCTCAGAGCCTCCAACCCCTGCCAACCATGAATCTGCTGCTTGTGTgggtattctatttttttttctcatttcttttgaggtaggatctcactctagccctggctgacctagaactcacttgaTAGCtacaggctggccctgaactcctggtgatccttctacctcatcctcccatgtgctgggactaaaggtgtgtgctaccacacccagctccaaataccgtgatcttttcttttcttttctttctttttttttttttttgagataaataaagtctcactctagcccaggcttacctggaattcaccactatGTAGCTGTACATATAATTTGGTTTTGGATGCAGAGtatcattctaactcaggctgactgggTGTTCACTCTgtacccaaggctggcctcaaaagtCATTGtagtcaccaggtgtggtggtgcacacctttaatctgagcactggggaggcagagataggattgctgtgagtgtgagaccagcctgggactaaaaaaTGAgtacaggtaagcctggacttctgtgagaccctaccttgaaaacaacagcaacaaaatactcattgcaatctttctaccttagcctcccgagtgctggaattaaaggtgtccaccaccacactcagctcctgtGTGGGTTTTCTACTCTGTACATTTCACAGAGTGTGAGCAACATGTGGCCCTCTGTGTCTAGTTTACCCACTGGGCAGAATTCTTCCAAGACGTACCCTTGTTGTGGCCACCTGTGTCTGACCTTTTGTCCACTGGTGGACATTTCAGCTACTTCCCTCTTTTGGTATTGTAAATGGAATGAACACTCAGGTGCATGTTTTGCCTTGCATGCCTGTTTTTAGCTCTGAGGGACCTCTCCCTAGGGTTGGGATTGCTAGGACCTGTCGTTACACTTTAGATTAGTGAGAAATTTGGGGCATCAGAGTTGGCTGGCCCCAGCATCCCACCCAAGCTTAGGGACTTCTTGAAGCTCTCCCATGATTCCCATAAGCAGACACTGGGGACCACAGCTCTGTAAGAATCTGCTCAGGCCTTACAGAGAGCCTTGGCATTTGAGCCTGTTTCATCAAAGGCCACCAAATGCCTGCAGG carries:
- the LOC123454873 gene encoding probasin-like isoform X1 — protein: MNVLLLTLVLGLAHADQLSSIEGTLGHQYQQKTRWNTIYLTANREEMIAENGPLRIYLRDIDWLLNGDLNVTFYIRVNCTCRRFRVHAVRSEEVWFSMHYSGKCYFYIKQIMSAHMIYLVNISEDADVTFMMLAFATGHELSNQDYSNFRRHVEEMKLSVKNIIKVTETDICPHYAK
- the LOC123454873 gene encoding female-specific lacrimal gland protein-like isoform X2; this encodes MNVLLLTLVLGLAHADQLSSIEGTLGHQYQQKTRWNTIYLTANREEMIAENGPLRIYLRDIDWLLNGDLNVTFYIRVNCTCRRFRVHAVRSEEVWFSMHYSGKCYFYIKQIMSAHMIYLVNISEDADVTFMMLAFGRMSSYSGENEKAELSG